From Melitaea cinxia chromosome 3, ilMelCinx1.1, whole genome shotgun sequence, one genomic window encodes:
- the LOC123669350 gene encoding prostatic acid phosphatase-like, protein MDFVFIIALAVAAVFGQEYYPKKHPVGLTLDPKNSLDMLDHGLPNTELLMSFVVFRHGDRTPDEEELTKYPTDQKYDNILFPYGTKALTNKGKQRGYLVGEYLRRRYDSIISKLYLPNEIFVRTTDYARTKMTVLTALSAMYPPLPAQKWNPFLSWQPIPYSTLASTDDDLLYYYNCPRYLDVRKQVYNLPEVQKKLKPYEGLFKFLKIKTGANISTPEDVFFLDNLFQTLANVGVKPPKWALDVMPQIKEITKIEYECEFYNNELIKLASGVLLADVLNATRSLIHGDRDQPKLRLYSAHENNVAGFMAAIRVFKPHQPKYGSTISLELRKRPLTDKYGFTAVYAPEGGSPGVVLPIEGCEDQAFCDYDTFVNLTHQTVLQRSDYKHLCFPSIS, encoded by the exons atggaTTTTGTGTTTATAATAGCCTTGGCAGTGGCAGCCGTTTTTGGTCAGGAGTACTATCCTAAGAAACACCCAGTTGGACTTACCTTAGACCCTAAAAACAGCCTCGATATGCTAGACCACGGACTACCCAATACAGAGCTGTTAATGTCTTTTGTG GTATTTCGACATGGTGATAGGACGCCAGATGAAGAAGAATTAACAAAGTACCCAACAGATCAAAAATACGATAACATTTTATTTCCTTACGGAACGAAAGCATTGACTAAT AAAGGTAAACAGCGCGGTTACCTCGTCGGTGAATATTTAAGAAGACGTTATGATAGTATAATTTCTAAGTTATATCTGCCCAACGAAATTTTCGTTCGAACGACTGACTACGCGCGCACTAAAATGACAGTTCTGACCGCTCTGAGCGCTATGTATCCGCCGCTACCGGCACAGAAATGGAACCCCTTCCTCAGCTGGCAACCCATTCCTTACAGTACCCTCGCCAGTACAGATGACGAT CTGCTTTACTATTACAATTGTCCTCGCTATCTCGATGTTAGAAAGCAAGTGTACAATTTACCTGAAGTACAGAAAAAGCTTAAACCTTACGAAGGTCtcttcaaatttttaaaaataaaaacaggcgCGAACATATCCACACCCGAAGATGTTTTTTTCTtggataatttatttcagacttTG GCTAACGTAGGCGTAAAACCTCCAAAATGGGCATTAGACGTAATGccacaaataaaagaaataactaaaattgaaTACGAATGTGAATTCTACAACAACGAACTGATAAAATTAGCATCAG GAGTACTGCTTGCGGACGTGTTGAATGCTACGAGATCGCTGATCCATGGCGATCGCGACCAGCCGAAGCTACGTTTATATTCAGCGCATGAAAACAACGTGGCTGGGTTCATGGCGGCTATAAGGGTGTTCAAGCCTCATCAACCTAAATATGGATCGACGATATCTTTGGAATTAAGAAAACGACCTCTAACTGATAAATATGGTTTCACC GCGGTGTACGCACCGGAGGGAGGAAGCCCGGGAGTTGTGCTACCGATCGAAGGTTGCGAAGACCAAGCGTTTTGCGACTACGACACTTTTGTTAACTTGACCCACCAAACTGTACTACAGAGAAGCGATTACAAACATTTATGTTTCCCTTCAATAAGTTAA